A genomic region of Mycobacterium sp. Aquia_213 contains the following coding sequences:
- a CDS encoding polysaccharide deacetylase family protein, which produces MKRRRFLGSLAAATVAAVGAARLIVDPQPRTFAQVPLDAAPTSGPLAPSPVGLLPPPPLSARIPLPGGGALMTIPGDGDLLALTLDDGVNSDVVRAYTQLAKDTGARMTFFVNGIYNSWTDNLDLLRPLVESGQIQLGNHTWSHPDLTTVSQSRVEEELKRNDEFLKTTYGIGAKPYYRPPYGKHSRTVDAVANELGYTVPTLWSGSLSDSTLITEEYILKMIDEYFNPQAIVIGHLNHLPVTHVYPQLIDTIRERNLRTVTLNDVFLRTP; this is translated from the coding sequence ATGAAACGCCGTCGATTCCTCGGCTCGCTTGCCGCGGCCACGGTTGCCGCGGTGGGCGCCGCGCGCCTGATTGTCGACCCGCAACCGCGAACGTTTGCTCAGGTGCCTCTCGACGCCGCCCCGACATCTGGCCCGCTCGCCCCGTCGCCGGTCGGCTTGTTGCCGCCCCCGCCGCTGAGTGCTCGGATCCCGCTGCCGGGTGGCGGGGCACTGATGACGATTCCCGGCGACGGCGACCTGCTCGCGCTGACCCTCGATGACGGAGTGAACAGCGACGTCGTGCGGGCCTACACGCAACTCGCCAAGGACACCGGCGCGCGGATGACGTTTTTCGTCAACGGGATCTATAACTCCTGGACCGACAATCTGGATCTGTTGCGACCACTGGTGGAGTCCGGGCAGATCCAGCTCGGCAACCACACCTGGTCACACCCGGATTTGACGACGGTGTCGCAGAGCAGGGTCGAAGAAGAGCTCAAGCGCAACGACGAATTCCTGAAGACGACCTACGGCATCGGCGCGAAGCCGTACTACCGCCCGCCTTATGGGAAGCACAGCCGCACTGTCGACGCGGTGGCCAATGAGCTCGGCTACACCGTCCCAACCCTGTGGTCGGGTTCGTTGTCGGATTCCACGCTGATCACCGAGGAATACATCCTCAAGATGATCGACGAGTACTTCAACCCCCAGGCCATCGTGATCGGTCACCTCAATCACCTGCCCGTGACGCACGTCTATCCGCAACTCATCGACACCATCCGCGAGCGGAACCTGCGTACCGTCACGCTCAACGACGTGTTCCTCAGAACGCCTTAA
- a CDS encoding SDR family NAD(P)-dependent oxidoreductase yields the protein MRGLKDKTFVVAGGATGIGAATAKRLAAEGARVSIGDINIDGATAAAEQITDSGGRAIAIQFDLADARSVRDLVDRTIREFGAVHGLHNVGADLSEDNLGRDTTILDTGMDVWQRTLDVNLLGYVRTIQAVLPHLLEAGGGSIVNTSSGAALGSDPQHVAYGASKAAVNHLTRHVAVNWGKHNIRSNGVMPGLVMGETQERQNDLQLQQAFLMFGKTSRLGKPDDLAAITTFLLSEEAEWITGQVWYIGGGSHLRQ from the coding sequence ATGCGCGGGCTCAAGGACAAGACATTCGTCGTGGCCGGCGGCGCCACGGGCATCGGTGCGGCTACCGCCAAACGCCTTGCGGCCGAAGGCGCCCGGGTGTCCATCGGTGACATCAACATCGACGGCGCCACCGCCGCGGCCGAACAGATCACCGATTCCGGCGGCCGGGCCATCGCGATCCAATTCGACCTTGCCGATGCGCGATCCGTGCGGGATCTCGTCGACCGCACCATCCGTGAGTTCGGTGCTGTTCACGGTCTACACAACGTCGGCGCCGATCTCTCGGAAGACAACCTCGGCCGCGACACCACGATTCTCGATACCGGCATGGACGTCTGGCAGCGCACGCTCGACGTCAACCTGCTGGGTTACGTCCGAACGATCCAAGCGGTGCTGCCCCACTTGCTGGAGGCTGGCGGCGGCAGCATCGTGAACACCTCCTCCGGTGCCGCGCTGGGCAGCGACCCGCAACATGTCGCCTACGGTGCCTCCAAGGCCGCCGTGAACCACCTGACCCGTCATGTCGCGGTCAACTGGGGCAAACACAACATCCGCAGCAACGGCGTGATGCCCGGTCTGGTGATGGGCGAGACCCAGGAACGGCAGAACGACCTCCAGCTGCAGCAGGCCTTCCTGATGTTCGGCAAGACCAGCCGACTGGGCAAACCCGATGACCTCGCCGCGATCACCACCTTTCTGCTCTCCGAGGAGGCCGAATGGATCACCGGCCAGGTGTGGTACATCGGCGGCGGCTCACATCTGCGGCAATGA
- a CDS encoding alpha/beta hydrolase-fold protein: MPQFLGQLSLLHGWLPVATQALALLVALIVIDWRRRSWAKRALPVALIAAVALTALAYWYIASLGVAGDPAPKSLWLWIAMSGLTAAVLVLGWKGARWWRRGLAFLAVPLCVLCASMSLNLWVGYFPTVLAAWNQLTSAPLPDQIDRLQVTAMQVAGTKPDKGVVVPVNIDSDASHFAHRQELVYLPPAWFNTNPPPRLPTVMMIGSAFNLPSDWLGPGGAFTAIDGFAARHHGFAPVFVFVDPTGSFDNDTECVNGGRGNAADHLTKDVVPFMVSNFGVSADRANWGVAGWSMGGTCAVTLGVMHPELFSAFVDIAGDFRPNIGSKDQTIAELFGGNTAAWAEYDPLTVMTRHGRYTGLSGWFDIPTPPGAHNVAQAANPALGSTAAANPEGQDAAAHALCTIAEANGISCAVVTQPGKHDWPFAAQAFDAALPWLASTLGTPNVEPAQLPQRGSGVPH, translated from the coding sequence TTGCCCCAATTCCTTGGACAACTGTCCTTGCTGCATGGCTGGTTGCCAGTCGCAACGCAAGCACTCGCACTGCTCGTAGCGCTGATCGTGATCGATTGGCGCAGGCGCAGCTGGGCGAAGCGCGCGCTGCCCGTGGCGCTGATCGCAGCGGTAGCGCTGACCGCACTGGCGTATTGGTACATCGCCTCGCTCGGGGTAGCCGGGGACCCGGCACCGAAGTCTCTCTGGCTGTGGATCGCGATGAGCGGGTTGACGGCCGCGGTCCTGGTGCTGGGGTGGAAAGGCGCCCGCTGGTGGCGCCGCGGGCTCGCGTTTCTTGCGGTCCCGCTGTGCGTGTTGTGCGCGAGCATGTCCTTGAACCTCTGGGTCGGCTATTTCCCGACCGTGCTCGCCGCCTGGAATCAGCTGACATCCGCGCCCCTGCCCGATCAGATCGACCGGCTGCAGGTCACCGCGATGCAGGTGGCCGGGACCAAGCCGGACAAGGGCGTTGTGGTGCCGGTCAACATCGACTCCGACGCATCGCACTTTGCGCACCGCCAGGAACTCGTCTACCTGCCCCCGGCGTGGTTCAACACCAACCCGCCGCCCCGGCTGCCGACGGTCATGATGATCGGCTCGGCATTCAATCTCCCGTCCGACTGGCTGGGGCCCGGCGGCGCCTTCACGGCGATCGACGGCTTCGCGGCCCGCCATCACGGATTCGCCCCGGTCTTCGTGTTTGTCGACCCCACCGGCTCATTCGACAACGACACGGAGTGCGTCAACGGGGGCCGCGGCAACGCCGCCGATCACCTGACCAAAGACGTGGTGCCGTTCATGGTTTCGAATTTCGGGGTCAGCGCCGACCGCGCGAATTGGGGCGTCGCCGGATGGTCGATGGGCGGCACCTGCGCCGTCACCCTGGGCGTCATGCATCCGGAGCTGTTCAGCGCGTTCGTCGACATCGCCGGCGACTTCCGGCCCAACATCGGCAGCAAGGACCAGACGATCGCCGAGCTGTTCGGCGGCAACACCGCCGCCTGGGCGGAGTACGACCCGCTCACCGTGATGACTCGGCACGGCCGCTACACCGGGTTGTCGGGATGGTTCGACATCCCCACCCCGCCCGGTGCACACAACGTCGCGCAGGCGGCCAACCCGGCCCTCGGGAGCACCGCCGCGGCCAATCCGGAGGGCCAAGACGCGGCCGCCCATGCGCTGTGCACCATCGCCGAAGCAAACGGGATAAGTTGCGCGGTGGTGACCCAGCCGGGCAAACACGACTGGCCGTTCGCCGCGCAGGCATTCGACGCGGCATTGCCATGGCTCGCCTCGACGCTGGGGACCCCGAATGTGGAGCCGGCACAGCTACCGCAACGGGGCAGCGGTGTACCGCACTGA
- a CDS encoding heavy metal translocating P-type ATPase — MTASAVSNLELDITGMTCASCAARLEKALNKLDGVTATVNFALERASVSLPAGLDPQSLVAEVEKAGYTAVLPQRHDEPAADGRELASLRNRLIAAIVLATPVIAMAMVPAWEFRNWQWVSLALAAPVVLWAGWPFHAAAWTNLKHGAATMDTLVSIGTLSAFLWSLYALFFGTAGHHHLHHRFTLTVAPSAGASNIYLEVAAGVTLFVLAGRYFETRSKRRAGAALRALMELGAKDVAVLRPDILRPDSPGVEIRIPVEQLTVGDEFVVRPGEKIATDGIVIAGSSAVDASILTGESVPIEVGEGDVVTDATVNAGGRLVVRATRVGADTQLAQMARLVEAAQSGKAKVQRLADRVSGVFVPIVIAIAVATLVAWLVAGFPVAAAFTAAVAVLIIACPCALGLATPTALLVGTGRAAQLGVLIKGPEVLESTRKVDTIVLDKTGTVTTGKMTLVEVVVAPDTDRATLLRYAGALEDASEHPVAQAIAKAARTELGSLPAPEGFANVEGKGVQGVVDGHAVVVGRESLLADWSQHLDPTLSAAKLRAESEGKTAVAVGWDGSARGILVIADTVKPTSAEAIRQFKQLGLTPVLLTGDNQIVADRIAGELRIAHVIAEVLPADKVAVVQRLQSDGKVVAMVGDGVNDAAALATADLGIAMGTGTDVAIEAADLTLVRGDLRAAVDAIRLSRKTLATIKVNLFWAFGYNVAAIPLAALGLLNPMLAGAAMAFSSVFVVGNSLRLRSFASTIRSGDMG; from the coding sequence ATGACCGCGAGCGCGGTGAGCAACCTGGAGCTGGACATCACCGGGATGACGTGTGCCTCCTGCGCGGCCCGGCTGGAAAAGGCGCTGAACAAACTCGACGGCGTGACGGCGACCGTGAATTTCGCCCTGGAGCGGGCTTCGGTCAGCCTCCCGGCGGGATTGGACCCGCAGTCGCTGGTCGCCGAGGTCGAAAAGGCCGGGTACACCGCCGTTCTGCCGCAACGGCACGACGAGCCCGCCGCCGATGGCCGCGAGCTGGCCTCCCTGCGTAACCGCCTGATCGCCGCGATAGTGCTCGCCACCCCGGTGATCGCGATGGCGATGGTCCCCGCATGGGAGTTCCGCAACTGGCAATGGGTATCGCTGGCGCTGGCCGCACCCGTCGTCCTGTGGGCGGGTTGGCCGTTCCATGCCGCCGCCTGGACCAACCTCAAGCACGGCGCCGCCACGATGGACACGCTGGTGTCGATCGGGACCCTCTCGGCGTTCCTGTGGTCGCTGTATGCCCTGTTCTTCGGGACGGCCGGCCACCACCACCTGCACCACCGCTTCACGCTGACCGTCGCGCCCAGCGCCGGCGCCAGCAACATCTACCTCGAAGTGGCCGCGGGTGTCACCCTGTTCGTCCTGGCCGGCCGCTACTTCGAGACGCGTTCCAAGCGGCGCGCCGGGGCCGCCCTGCGCGCCCTGATGGAACTCGGCGCCAAGGACGTCGCGGTGCTGCGACCCGACATTCTGCGACCCGATAGTCCAGGCGTCGAGATCCGCATCCCCGTCGAGCAGCTCACAGTGGGCGACGAGTTCGTCGTACGTCCCGGGGAGAAGATCGCGACCGACGGCATCGTGATCGCCGGCTCGTCGGCCGTGGACGCCTCGATACTCACCGGCGAGTCCGTGCCGATCGAGGTCGGCGAGGGTGACGTCGTCACCGATGCCACCGTCAACGCGGGTGGACGTCTCGTCGTGCGTGCCACCCGGGTCGGCGCAGACACCCAGCTGGCGCAGATGGCCAGGCTGGTCGAAGCGGCGCAATCGGGCAAGGCCAAGGTCCAGCGGCTCGCAGACCGCGTCTCCGGAGTCTTCGTTCCGATCGTCATCGCGATCGCCGTGGCCACCCTCGTGGCATGGCTTGTTGCCGGATTCCCGGTCGCCGCGGCGTTCACGGCCGCGGTCGCGGTGCTCATCATCGCCTGCCCGTGCGCACTGGGGCTGGCCACGCCGACCGCACTGTTGGTCGGCACGGGTCGCGCGGCCCAGCTCGGCGTGCTGATCAAGGGACCCGAGGTGCTGGAGTCGACCCGCAAGGTCGACACGATCGTGCTCGACAAGACCGGCACCGTGACCACCGGCAAGATGACGCTCGTCGAGGTCGTTGTCGCGCCGGACACCGACCGCGCCACGCTGCTGCGCTATGCGGGAGCGCTGGAGGACGCCTCCGAACACCCTGTCGCCCAAGCGATCGCCAAGGCCGCCAGGACGGAGCTCGGCTCGCTGCCGGCACCCGAAGGCTTCGCCAACGTGGAAGGCAAAGGCGTGCAGGGCGTTGTCGACGGCCATGCCGTCGTCGTCGGGCGCGAGAGCCTGCTGGCCGATTGGTCCCAGCACCTCGACCCAACGCTCTCGGCAGCTAAGCTCCGCGCCGAGAGCGAAGGCAAAACGGCCGTCGCGGTGGGCTGGGACGGCAGCGCCCGCGGCATCCTGGTGATCGCCGACACCGTCAAGCCCACCAGCGCCGAGGCGATCCGGCAGTTCAAGCAATTGGGGCTGACGCCTGTCCTGCTGACCGGAGACAACCAGATCGTGGCGGACCGCATCGCCGGCGAGCTCAGGATCGCGCACGTCATCGCCGAGGTGCTGCCCGCCGACAAGGTCGCCGTGGTTCAGCGTTTGCAATCCGACGGCAAGGTCGTCGCGATGGTCGGCGACGGGGTCAACGACGCCGCCGCGCTGGCCACCGCCGATCTCGGCATCGCGATGGGCACCGGCACGGATGTCGCGATCGAGGCCGCCGATCTGACCCTGGTCCGCGGTGACCTGCGCGCTGCCGTCGACGCGATCCGGCTGTCCCGCAAGACCCTGGCCACGATCAAGGTGAACCTGTTCTGGGCGTTCGGCTACAACGTGGCCGCGATTCCGCTCGCCGCGCTGGGCCTGCTGAACCCGATGCTCGCGGGTGCCGCAATGGCGTTTTCCAGCGTCTTTGTCGTCGGCAACAGCCTGCGACTGCGCTCCTTCGCGAGCACGATCCGTTCGGGCGATATGGGATAG
- a CDS encoding aromatic ring-hydroxylating oxygenase subunit alpha, producing the protein MSSATEPLIADDVEIARRILAHIDAGTTDEGESWREPVENYLSPSRFAEELRTLRTMPSVFVPSATIPHPGDHVERTVFGAPLFAVRGRDQRARVFRNACRHRGFALVEGPGCAHALVCRYHGWTYRLDGSLSHVPHAEAFTDLDVSTRGLVEVASREVDGLIVIGPLDPADAGRQGSADEAMAWLTDGSPWRDKLVPAEQLIFVDSTLRAMNWKVLAEQFLEGYHIRSTHKETFFPVQYDDLNVVERFGPNSRITFPYQNIERLRDRPESTWRTDARVTYLYQLFPNVMLATFPDVISMVVIDPVDVGHSTVTTYSMARPDVAARASLSPTDRLVGAGSFIERGLVEDNEMSAGVQRGLHSGANEFVEFGRHESAIGHFHATLDGRLARSARTGH; encoded by the coding sequence ATGAGCTCTGCCACGGAGCCGCTGATCGCGGATGATGTGGAAATCGCCAGACGCATCCTGGCGCATATCGATGCCGGCACCACCGATGAGGGTGAGAGCTGGCGTGAGCCTGTCGAAAACTACCTAAGTCCAAGCAGATTCGCGGAGGAGCTCCGGACACTGCGCACGATGCCGAGTGTGTTCGTTCCCTCGGCGACCATTCCGCACCCGGGCGATCACGTCGAACGAACCGTGTTCGGTGCGCCCTTATTCGCGGTGCGGGGGCGCGATCAGCGCGCCCGGGTGTTCCGCAATGCATGTCGGCATCGCGGGTTCGCCCTTGTCGAGGGGCCCGGATGCGCCCACGCGTTGGTGTGCCGCTACCACGGCTGGACGTATCGCCTGGACGGCTCGCTGTCGCATGTGCCGCACGCCGAAGCGTTCACAGATCTGGACGTGTCCACGCGCGGTCTGGTCGAGGTCGCCAGCCGCGAGGTCGATGGCCTGATCGTCATCGGTCCGCTCGACCCCGCCGATGCGGGCCGGCAAGGGTCCGCCGACGAGGCGATGGCGTGGCTTACCGACGGAAGTCCGTGGCGGGACAAGTTGGTTCCAGCTGAGCAACTCATCTTCGTGGACTCGACGCTGCGAGCGATGAACTGGAAGGTGCTGGCCGAGCAGTTTCTGGAGGGCTACCACATCCGTTCGACGCATAAGGAAACCTTCTTCCCGGTGCAGTACGACGATCTCAACGTGGTGGAGAGATTCGGACCGAACAGTCGAATTACGTTTCCGTACCAAAACATTGAGCGGCTTCGCGATCGCCCGGAAAGCACCTGGAGGACGGATGCTCGGGTGACGTATCTGTATCAGTTGTTCCCCAACGTCATGTTGGCTACCTTTCCGGATGTGATATCCATGGTCGTGATCGACCCGGTGGATGTCGGCCACAGCACAGTTACCACCTATTCGATGGCCCGGCCAGATGTTGCCGCTCGCGCCTCGCTCAGTCCGACGGACCGACTGGTGGGTGCCGGTAGCTTCATCGAGCGCGGTTTGGTGGAAGACAACGAGATGTCGGCCGGTGTGCAACGCGGCTTACATTCCGGCGCAAACGAATTCGTGGAGTTTGGACGTCACGAGAGCGCGATTGGACACTTCCACGCGACACTGGACGGGCGTCTGGCTCGATCGGCGCGCACTGGTCACTGA
- a CDS encoding mycofactocin-coupled SDR family oxidoreductase, whose translation MSQLIPGKVALVTGAARGQGRAHAVRLAAEGADVIAVDIAGPLPSSVPYDSPTPDDLAETARLVGASGRKVVKAAVDIRDLDALKAAVDQAVGELGRLDVIVANAGICSPAPWDQITAQAFRDTIDTNVIGTWNTVMAGAHHIVDGGRGGSIILIGSAAGIKMQAFMIHYTASKHAIVGMARAFAAELGRYNIRVNSLNPGAVATPMGTGRMREALQSAADDYPHLRGLHKPLLPEGIAEPEDISDAVAWLASDQSRLVTATQVSVDIGVGYV comes from the coding sequence ATGAGCCAACTGATCCCAGGGAAGGTGGCACTGGTTACCGGCGCCGCACGCGGGCAAGGCCGTGCGCACGCCGTGCGGCTGGCCGCCGAAGGCGCCGACGTCATCGCGGTGGATATCGCCGGACCGTTGCCGTCGAGTGTTCCCTACGATTCGCCGACACCCGACGACCTGGCGGAGACGGCGCGGCTGGTCGGCGCCAGCGGGCGAAAGGTCGTCAAGGCGGCGGTCGACATCCGCGACCTCGACGCGCTCAAGGCCGCAGTCGACCAGGCCGTCGGCGAGCTGGGCCGCTTGGACGTCATCGTCGCCAATGCCGGAATCTGCAGCCCGGCCCCCTGGGATCAGATCACCGCGCAGGCGTTCCGAGACACCATAGACACCAACGTGATTGGGACCTGGAACACCGTAATGGCCGGTGCACATCACATCGTCGACGGTGGCCGCGGCGGGTCGATCATCTTGATCGGATCGGCTGCGGGCATCAAGATGCAGGCGTTCATGATCCATTACACGGCAAGCAAACACGCGATCGTCGGGATGGCTCGCGCGTTCGCCGCCGAACTCGGCAGGTACAACATCCGCGTCAACAGCCTGAATCCGGGCGCGGTCGCCACCCCGATGGGCACCGGCCGGATGCGCGAGGCGCTGCAATCGGCCGCCGATGACTATCCGCATCTGCGCGGCTTGCACAAGCCGCTGCTGCCCGAAGGCATCGCGGAGCCCGAAGACATCTCCGACGCCGTCGCGTGGCTGGCCTCGGACCAATCCAGATTGGTTACCGCAACCCAGGTTTCGGTCGACATCGGCGTCGGATACGTCTGA
- a CDS encoding phosphohydrolase, translating into MPDPQRLGGLGWARRTGGRLGRAERRRLLIATAAGQWTNAVGRIKLALGRIPEAAARVDLDSLRVPDSKFAREAEEACAELPPTLHGHSYRTWLFGHALAAVDGCELDDELFYCGALLHDYGIVNPTMERDFTLGSADRALACAQTAGVDPQRADLLADGICVHTTAGITVDGDGAMGCYLQWGAMVDGAGLRIWDVAPGNVAETLRRYPRGDFKRELVNMIRAEAAAVPGGRMSLLVRCGLPLAVRLAPFDS; encoded by the coding sequence ATGCCCGATCCGCAGCGGCTTGGGGGGCTCGGCTGGGCGCGGCGCACCGGCGGCCGACTCGGGCGCGCGGAGCGGCGCCGTCTGCTGATCGCAACGGCGGCGGGGCAATGGACGAACGCGGTGGGACGAATCAAGCTCGCATTGGGCCGGATTCCGGAGGCGGCCGCACGCGTCGACCTCGATTCGTTACGTGTACCGGATTCAAAGTTCGCGCGGGAGGCCGAAGAGGCGTGTGCGGAATTGCCGCCGACCCTGCACGGGCACTCCTACCGCACCTGGCTGTTCGGGCATGCGCTCGCGGCGGTGGACGGGTGCGAGCTGGACGACGAGCTGTTTTACTGCGGAGCGCTGCTGCACGACTACGGCATCGTAAATCCCACGATGGAGCGCGATTTCACGCTCGGCAGCGCCGACCGGGCGCTCGCCTGCGCGCAGACAGCGGGGGTGGATCCCCAACGCGCGGACCTGCTCGCCGACGGTATCTGCGTGCATACGACAGCGGGAATCACGGTTGACGGCGACGGCGCGATGGGCTGCTATCTGCAATGGGGAGCGATGGTCGACGGCGCCGGACTGCGGATCTGGGACGTCGCTCCCGGCAACGTAGCCGAGACGTTACGCCGTTACCCGCGAGGCGATTTCAAACGCGAACTGGTGAACATGATTCGCGCGGAGGCGGCAGCGGTACCGGGGGGACGCATGAGCTTGCTCGTCCGGTGCGGACTGCCGCTGGCCGTGCGGCTCGCGCCGTTCGACTCCTGA
- a CDS encoding PaaX family transcriptional regulator C-terminal domain-containing protein, which translates to MPAASRPRVADLLDNRPLSARSVLASALLGSDDARLPVAELVAVAALFGISAGAARTCLWRMVSNGELTGDDGSYALAGRLLDRRQRVDEAARSGDAADPRWDGTWELAIVSLDRRSAADRLELRKAATALHLAELRDGVWCRPDNLDPQRLPTSREVLDRQCMHFHGAATEITPDRLRSLFSLDDWIDDATALIEAMNAALTTSKRDDSTDSFTYDFALSIAVVRHLQLDPQLPGDLVPQGWPGRTLRSTYRRFDRVFKRRMNTAFRG; encoded by the coding sequence GTGCCCGCCGCTTCCCGGCCTCGCGTCGCCGACCTGCTCGACAACCGGCCGCTGAGCGCGCGCTCGGTACTCGCGTCGGCGTTACTGGGATCCGACGACGCTCGCCTCCCGGTCGCGGAGTTGGTTGCCGTGGCCGCCCTGTTCGGCATCAGCGCCGGTGCGGCCCGCACCTGCCTGTGGCGGATGGTCTCCAACGGCGAACTCACCGGGGACGACGGCAGCTACGCACTCGCGGGCCGGTTGCTCGATCGGCGTCAGCGCGTAGACGAAGCGGCCCGCAGCGGAGACGCGGCCGACCCCCGGTGGGACGGAACATGGGAATTGGCGATCGTCTCGCTGGATCGCCGGTCGGCGGCCGATCGGCTCGAGCTGAGGAAGGCAGCAACAGCACTGCACCTCGCGGAGCTTCGAGACGGCGTCTGGTGTCGCCCGGACAACCTTGACCCGCAACGGCTTCCGACATCGAGGGAAGTACTGGATCGGCAATGCATGCACTTTCATGGCGCCGCGACGGAGATCACCCCAGACAGGCTGCGATCCCTGTTCTCCCTCGATGACTGGATAGACGATGCCACGGCTCTGATCGAAGCGATGAATGCCGCACTCACCACGAGCAAACGCGATGATTCGACCGACAGCTTCACCTACGATTTCGCCTTGTCAATCGCCGTTGTCCGGCACCTCCAGCTCGATCCGCAACTACCCGGAGATCTCGTTCCACAGGGGTGGCCGGGACGTACATTGCGCAGCACCTACCGCCGGTTCGACAGAGTATTCAAACGACGAATGAATACCGCCTTCCGCGGCTGA
- a CDS encoding MarR family winged helix-turn-helix transcriptional regulator: protein MRRVVDAEWKPTVPALVNLVAASGAPQLRAAFASAGLDGIRPAQAVALVPLAVGGLHASALADRLRVSRQAVAQAVAALERHGYVTRVPDPVDARARIIELTPRGRQALRVMRSNAIELEKRWQQLLGEQRLGEFRETLVMLLSAESTESGSD, encoded by the coding sequence ATGCGACGTGTTGTGGATGCCGAGTGGAAGCCCACCGTGCCGGCGCTGGTGAATCTGGTTGCCGCATCGGGTGCGCCGCAGTTGCGAGCGGCGTTCGCTTCAGCCGGACTGGACGGGATCAGGCCCGCGCAAGCGGTTGCATTGGTACCACTGGCGGTTGGCGGACTGCATGCGTCCGCGCTGGCCGACCGGCTCCGGGTGAGCCGGCAGGCGGTGGCCCAGGCGGTGGCGGCGCTGGAGCGACATGGATACGTCACCCGCGTGCCGGACCCGGTCGATGCCCGCGCCCGAATCATCGAGCTGACACCACGCGGTCGCCAGGCGCTGCGGGTAATGCGTTCCAACGCAATTGAATTGGAGAAGCGATGGCAGCAGCTGCTGGGAGAGCAGCGGCTGGGTGAGTTTCGCGAGACGTTGGTGATGCTGTTGTCGGCGGAATCGACCGAATCCGGCTCAGACTAG
- a CDS encoding flavodoxin domain-containing protein, with protein MTRVLVSFGSKRGGTAGLAAMIGDALTEFGCDAVVSPAKDVHDLGGVDAVIVAGALYAYRWHRDARRFVRRNATALRELPVWLVSSGPLDGSAEERDIPPTAQVAKLARRIGARGHVTFGGRLEPDAKGFPASAMAKKNAGDWRSRAHVQSWVATVVGGLQRPGITHRA; from the coding sequence ATGACGCGCGTTCTGGTGAGTTTTGGATCAAAGCGAGGCGGGACAGCAGGGTTGGCCGCGATGATCGGCGACGCGTTGACCGAGTTTGGTTGCGATGCGGTCGTGAGTCCGGCAAAAGATGTCCATGACCTCGGCGGCGTCGATGCGGTAATCGTGGCTGGCGCGTTGTACGCATACAGATGGCATCGCGACGCGCGACGGTTTGTGCGCCGGAATGCCACGGCGTTGCGGGAATTGCCGGTCTGGCTGGTCAGCAGCGGCCCGTTGGACGGTTCGGCGGAGGAGCGCGACATCCCGCCCACGGCGCAGGTTGCGAAGTTGGCCCGACGCATCGGTGCCCGTGGTCATGTGACGTTTGGGGGTCGACTCGAACCGGATGCAAAGGGGTTTCCCGCCAGCGCGATGGCGAAGAAGAATGCCGGCGACTGGCGCAGTCGCGCCCACGTGCAGAGTTGGGTCGCCACAGTGGTCGGTGGGCTTCAGCGGCCGGGGATCACGCACCGGGCATAG